GCAACGAAGTGACGCTGCAGGTTTTCTCTGGTACCGATGGCCTGGCGACAAACTCGCGTGTGCATTTTCTGGGTGTGCCGCCACAGCTCACCGTTGGGCCTGATCTTTCTGGGCGTTACCTCAATGCGTACGGTGAACCGATCGACGGTGGCCCGCCCCTGACGGGGCTTCTGGTTGAGACCGGTGGCCCCACCGTGAACCCCGTGCGGCGCCAGCAGCCGTCTGAAATGATTGCCACCGGAATTGCGGGCATTGACCTGAATAACTCGCTCGTGGCCGGGCAGAAGATACCGTTCTTTGCCGACCCCGACCAGCCGTATAACCAGGTGATGGCGACCGTGGCGCTGCGCGCGGACGCCGACCGTATTATTTTGGGTGGCATTGGTCTTACCAATGACGACTACCTCTATTACCGCAATGTTTTTGCCAACGCCGGGGTTGAAAGCCGTATCACCGCATTTATCAACACCACCGATAATCCGCCGGTTGAACGCCTGCTGGTTCCCGATCTGTGCCTGTGCGCCGCCGAATATTTTGCCGTCGAAAACAAAGAGAAGGTACTGGTACTGCTCTCAGACATGACGCTTTTTGCCGATGCGCTTTCAATCGTGTCGAACAAGATGGACCAGATTCCCTCGAAAGATTCCATGCCCGGTTCGCTTTACAGCGATCTCGCGCGCATTTACGAGAAGGCGGCGCAGTTTCCCGACGGTGGCTCGATCAC
The sequence above is a segment of the Turneriella parva DSM 21527 genome. Coding sequences within it:
- a CDS encoding V-type ATP synthase subunit B — protein: MKKVYTRLSKITKATITLLAEGVGNEEMAIVDGRRAQVVKISGNEVTLQVFSGTDGLATNSRVHFLGVPPQLTVGPDLSGRYLNAYGEPIDGGPPLTGLLVETGGPTVNPVRRQQPSEMIATGIAGIDLNNSLVAGQKIPFFADPDQPYNQVMATVALRADADRIILGGIGLTNDDYLYYRNVFANAGVESRITAFINTTDNPPVERLLVPDLCLCAAEYFAVENKEKVLVLLSDMTLFADALSIVSNKMDQIPSKDSMPGSLYSDLARIYEKAAQFPDGGSITIVAVTTLNDGDITHAIPDNTGYITEGQLFLRRDTGVGKIIVDPFRSLSRLKQIVIGKKTREDHPQVMNALVRLFADAANAKTKQENGFDLTRYDLRALDFARDYSRELLAIDVNISVEKMLDTGWRLMATYFEKTEVGIKQAILDKYWKSVK